One Actinomycetes bacterium DNA window includes the following coding sequences:
- a CDS encoding 1,4-dihydroxy-2-naphthoyl-CoA synthase, which yields MISELFDATAWRAVEGFDLTDVTYHRHHADGLDQGTVRIAFDRPEVRNAFRPQTVDELYRVLDHARMTPDVGCVLLTGNGPSPKDGVRAFCSGGDQRIRGRDGYRYADGDTAESIDPARAGRLHILEVQRLIRFMPKVVIAVVPGWAAGGGHSLHVVCDLTLASRENARFKQTDADVGSFDGGYGSAYLARQVGQKVAREIFFLGQAYDAETAVRMGMVNAAVPHEDLERVALEWAAEVNRKSPTAVRMLKYAFNLADDGLVGQQLFAGEATRLAYMTDEAVEGRDSFLQRRAPDWSPFPWYF from the coding sequence GTGATCTCCGAGCTGTTCGACGCCACCGCGTGGCGCGCGGTCGAGGGCTTCGACCTGACCGATGTGACCTACCACCGGCACCATGCCGACGGCCTGGACCAGGGCACCGTGCGGATCGCCTTCGACCGGCCCGAGGTGCGCAACGCGTTCCGCCCGCAGACCGTCGACGAGCTGTACCGGGTCCTCGACCACGCCCGCATGACGCCGGACGTGGGCTGCGTGCTGCTCACCGGCAACGGGCCCTCCCCCAAGGACGGCGTCCGGGCGTTCTGCTCGGGCGGCGACCAGCGGATTCGCGGCCGCGACGGCTACCGCTACGCCGACGGCGACACGGCCGAGTCGATCGACCCGGCCCGGGCTGGCCGGCTGCACATCCTCGAGGTGCAGCGGCTGATCCGGTTCATGCCCAAGGTGGTCATCGCCGTGGTGCCGGGCTGGGCCGCCGGCGGCGGCCACAGCCTGCACGTGGTGTGCGACCTGACCCTGGCCAGCCGCGAGAACGCCCGGTTCAAGCAGACCGACGCGGACGTCGGCAGCTTCGACGGCGGCTACGGCTCGGCCTACCTGGCCCGCCAGGTCGGCCAGAAGGTGGCCAGGGAGATCTTCTTCCTGGGCCAGGCCTACGACGCCGAGACGGCGGTGCGCATGGGGATGGTGAACGCGGCCGTCCCGCACGAGGACCTGGAGCGGGTCGCCCTGGAGTGGGCCGCCGAGGTCAACCGCAAGAGCCCCACGGCGGTGCGGATGCTGAAGTACGCGTTCAACCTCGCGGACGACGGCCTAGTCGGGCAGCAGCTGTTCGCCGGCGAGGCGACCCGCCTGGCGTACATGACCGACGAGGCCGTCGAGGGCCGCGACTCGTTCCTGCAGCGACGCGCGCCCGACTGGAGCCCGTTCCCCTGGTACTTCTAG
- a CDS encoding o-succinylbenzoate synthase has translation MAPVYTFAIPMRTRFRGITVREGVLFQGPAGWGEFSPFWDYGPTECAPWLAAAREAADLGWPAPVRDRVPVNVTVPAVGPERAMAVVRASGGCRTAKVKVAEPGQPEGADLERVEAVRAALGPDGQIRVDANGAWDVDTAVRLIRLLDRVGLEYVEQPCRTVEELAEVRRRVDVPIAADESIRRAEDPLRVARLAAADIAVLKVQPLGGVRACLELAERSGLPVVVSSALETSVGLAAGVALAAALPELPFACGLATTQLLRGDLVPDPFVPVDGALRVRRPEPTAHLLAAAAADHETAGRWRARMGAVDSEADWRGTGGTE, from the coding sequence ATGGCGCCCGTGTACACGTTCGCGATTCCGATGCGGACGCGCTTTCGCGGCATCACCGTGCGCGAGGGCGTGCTGTTCCAGGGCCCGGCCGGCTGGGGGGAGTTCTCCCCGTTCTGGGACTACGGGCCGACCGAGTGCGCGCCGTGGCTGGCCGCGGCCCGGGAGGCCGCCGACCTCGGCTGGCCGGCCCCGGTCCGCGACCGGGTGCCGGTCAACGTCACCGTGCCCGCTGTGGGCCCCGAGCGGGCCATGGCCGTGGTGCGCGCCTCCGGCGGCTGCCGCACGGCCAAGGTGAAGGTGGCCGAGCCGGGCCAGCCCGAGGGCGCCGACCTCGAGCGGGTCGAGGCGGTGCGCGCGGCACTGGGCCCGGACGGCCAGATCCGGGTCGACGCGAACGGCGCGTGGGACGTCGACACCGCCGTCCGGCTGATCCGGCTGCTCGACCGGGTCGGCCTGGAGTACGTCGAGCAGCCCTGCCGGACCGTCGAGGAGCTGGCCGAGGTGCGCCGCCGGGTGGACGTGCCGATCGCGGCCGACGAGTCGATCCGCCGGGCTGAGGACCCGCTACGGGTGGCCCGGCTGGCGGCTGCGGACATCGCGGTGCTCAAGGTGCAGCCGCTGGGCGGGGTGCGCGCCTGCCTCGAGCTGGCCGAGCGAAGCGGCCTGCCCGTGGTCGTGTCGTCGGCCCTGGAGACGTCGGTGGGCCTGGCCGCCGGGGTGGCGCTGGCCGCCGCGCTGCCCGAGCTGCCGTTCGCCTGCGGGCTGGCCACGACCCAGCTGCTCCGAGGGGACCTGGTGCCCGACCCGTTCGTGCCCGTCGACGGCGCGCTGCGGGTGCGCCGCCCCGAGCCGACGGCGCATTTGCTCGCGGCGGCCGCGGCGGACCACGAGACGGCTGGCCGGTGGCGGGCCAGGATGGGCGCCGTGGACTCCGAGGCGGACTGGCGCGGCACGGGCGGCACCGAGTGA